One Ardenticatenales bacterium DNA segment encodes these proteins:
- a CDS encoding ABC transporter ATP-binding protein: protein MGFIMDGLDAEGYDRSYNDRELLRRIVAYFGPHRRVMLGVAGVIFLNAVMTTALPILIGRMIDTLDAGADLSRTRWLLLAFLLFGALSWLFNYLRQWHTARVVGNIVLKLRQDAFAAVVARDMSFYDEFSSGKIVSRVTSDTQAFASVVTLTLNLMSELLIVVIVVAVLLSLNVRLTLLALAISPLVIVAALSFRHIARQTTLRAQRALANVNSNVQETVTGIAVAKNFRQEQNIYDAFTGINQQSYGVSLRQGMTFSAIFPVLVLIAGTGTTIIVYLGGQSVLNGVVSAGEWFLFVEAVNLFWFPLTSIASFWSQFQQGLSASERVFALIDAEPRVVQTDNQPVPPLRGQIAFMDVDFHYAPREPVLSGFNLTIGAGETVALVGHTGAGKSSLGKLVARFYEFQGGQLLIDGRDIRTFDLRDYRRQLGVVPQTPFLFAGTIRDNIRYGRPDASDEEVLTVAQQIGWGDWLRALPQGLETEVGEEGRALSMGQRQLVALARVMLQDPAIIILDEATASVDPLAEAQIQESLEVILRQRTAVIIAHRLSTIENADRIIVLRQGEIIEEGTHDQLMRLGGHYADLYDTYFRHQSPDYEVPISA from the coding sequence ATGGGCTTTATCATGGATGGCCTTGATGCCGAAGGGTATGATCGTTCGTACAACGACCGCGAACTGCTGCGGCGCATTGTCGCTTACTTTGGACCCCATCGGCGCGTGATGCTGGGCGTGGCCGGCGTCATCTTCCTCAATGCGGTGATGACGACGGCGCTGCCCATCCTCATCGGGCGCATGATTGACACGTTGGATGCCGGGGCCGATCTGAGCCGCACGCGCTGGCTCCTGCTCGCTTTCCTCCTGTTTGGCGCGCTCTCCTGGCTGTTCAACTACCTGCGCCAGTGGCACACCGCGCGCGTGGTGGGCAACATCGTCCTCAAACTGCGCCAGGACGCCTTCGCCGCCGTGGTGGCGCGGGATATGTCGTTTTACGACGAGTTTTCCTCAGGCAAAATCGTCAGCCGCGTCACTTCGGACACACAGGCATTCGCTTCCGTGGTCACGTTGACGCTGAACCTGATGAGCGAGTTGCTGATTGTGGTGATTGTGGTCGCCGTGCTGCTGTCGCTCAACGTGCGCCTGACCCTGTTGGCGCTGGCGATTTCGCCCCTGGTGATCGTCGCCGCGCTCAGTTTCCGCCACATCGCCCGCCAGACGACGCTGCGGGCGCAGCGGGCGCTGGCTAACGTGAACAGCAACGTGCAGGAAACGGTGACGGGCATTGCCGTGGCCAAGAATTTCCGCCAGGAGCAAAACATCTACGATGCGTTTACGGGCATCAATCAACAGTCTTATGGCGTTTCTTTGCGCCAGGGGATGACGTTTTCGGCCATCTTTCCGGTGTTGGTGCTGATTGCCGGCACAGGCACGACCATCATCGTCTACCTCGGCGGCCAAAGCGTCCTCAACGGCGTCGTTTCCGCCGGCGAGTGGTTCCTCTTCGTCGAAGCCGTCAACCTCTTCTGGTTTCCCCTCACCAGCATCGCCTCCTTCTGGAGTCAGTTTCAACAAGGGCTTTCCGCCAGCGAGCGCGTCTTTGCCCTCATCGACGCTGAACCGCGCGTGGTGCAAACGGACAACCAACCCGTGCCGCCGCTGCGCGGCCAGATCGCCTTCATGGACGTGGATTTTCACTACGCGCCGCGGGAGCCGGTCCTTTCCGGCTTCAACCTGACGATTGGCGCGGGAGAAACGGTGGCCCTGGTGGGGCACACGGGCGCGGGCAAGTCTAGCCTGGGCAAATTGGTGGCCCGTTTCTATGAGTTCCAGGGCGGTCAATTGCTGATTGACGGGCGTGACATCCGCACATTTGACTTGCGGGACTATCGCCGCCAGTTGGGTGTTGTGCCGCAGACGCCGTTTTTGTTTGCCGGCACAATCCGCGACAACATCCGCTATGGACGACCAGACGCCAGTGACGAAGAAGTGCTGACCGTGGCCCAACAAATCGGCTGGGGCGATTGGCTGCGGGCGCTGCCCCAGGGTCTGGAAACGGAAGTCGGCGAAGAAGGGCGCGCCCTCTCCATGGGGCAGCGGCAGTTGGTGGCCCTGGCGCGCGTCATGCTGCAAGACCCGGCCATCATCATCCTGGACGAGGCCACCGCCAGCGTAGACCCCCTGGCGGAAGCGCAAATTCAGGAGAGCCTGGAGGTGATCTTGCGCCAGCGCACGGCCGTCATCATCGCTCATCGCCTCTCCACCATCGAAAACGCCGACCGCATTATCGTGCTGCGTCAGGGCGAAATCATTGAGGAAGGCACGCACGACCAACTCATGCGCCTGGGCGGTCACTACGCCGATCTCTACGACACCTATTTCCGCCACCAGTCGCCCGATTACGAAGTGCCCATCTCCGCCTAG
- a CDS encoding AarF/ABC1/UbiB kinase family protein, which produces MSERTTPPQIPDRIDRRRYRRILTFFAGILLHIILLDLLAVRLPLLKTRLRANRPQRHRHLSRRFRELAVDMGGVLIKLGQFLSARVDVLPPEVTEELAGLQDEVAPVPATAIQDVLQAELGDLSRRFAYIDPTPLAAASLGQAHAAWLLPANGAAHPNGQTPPRGAPVVIKVQRPHIEEVVRTDLSALRVVARWVMRYKPIRRRANVPALLDEFARTLWEELDYHAEAGNAERFALLFADQPDVRVPAVYWQHATSRVLTLERMEGIKITETEAMRDAGIDTAHIADRLLELYFRQFFIEGFFHADPHPGNLFVQPLPPTDDNPYPFAIVFVDFGMMGRIKESLSRNLQKVLLSVAQQDAHALTQAYADMGFFLPGADLERIEEAQKVLLARIWGRNLLEMARPDPAEVRELSLEFRDILFELPFQVPQDFVYLGRAVGMISGLASLLNPNINPWYQFEKFALEVAQTQGIGEFSLEQVGSELRSLLAIPARARRLLEAAESGKLRIRSLPDPQTTRRLDRLERQVNQLNWGLVSMAVLISGTVLYVSGETGLGTAFWGVAALLLTLSLLRK; this is translated from the coding sequence ATGAGCGAACGCACGACGCCCCCGCAAATACCGGACCGCATTGACCGCCGTCGTTATCGTCGGATTCTGACGTTTTTTGCCGGCATTCTCCTCCACATCATCCTCCTCGACCTCCTCGCCGTCCGCCTGCCCCTCCTCAAAACCCGCCTGCGCGCCAACCGCCCCCAACGCCACCGCCACCTCTCTCGCCGCTTCCGCGAACTGGCCGTGGATATGGGCGGCGTCCTCATCAAACTGGGACAATTCCTCAGCGCCCGCGTAGACGTCCTCCCTCCCGAAGTCACCGAAGAACTGGCCGGCCTGCAAGACGAAGTCGCCCCCGTGCCTGCCACCGCCATCCAGGACGTGTTGCAAGCAGAACTGGGGGACCTTTCTCGCCGCTTCGCCTACATCGATCCCACCCCCCTGGCCGCCGCTTCCCTGGGGCAGGCGCACGCCGCCTGGCTCCTGCCCGCGAACGGCGCCGCACACCCCAATGGGCAAACACCCCCCCGCGGTGCGCCCGTGGTGATCAAGGTGCAGCGCCCGCACATTGAGGAGGTGGTGCGCACCGATCTGTCCGCCCTGCGGGTGGTGGCCCGCTGGGTGATGCGCTACAAACCTATTCGACGACGAGCGAATGTGCCGGCATTACTCGACGAATTCGCGCGCACCCTCTGGGAAGAACTCGACTACCACGCCGAAGCCGGCAACGCCGAACGCTTCGCCCTCCTGTTCGCCGACCAGCCCGATGTGCGCGTCCCCGCCGTCTACTGGCAGCACGCCACCTCCCGCGTCCTCACGCTGGAACGCATGGAAGGTATCAAAATCACGGAGACGGAAGCTATGCGCGATGCCGGCATCGACACCGCCCACATCGCCGACCGCCTGCTGGAACTCTACTTCCGCCAATTCTTCATCGAAGGCTTCTTCCACGCCGACCCTCATCCCGGCAACCTCTTCGTGCAGCCACTGCCCCCAACCGACGACAACCCATACCCCTTTGCCATCGTCTTCGTTGATTTTGGCATGATGGGGCGCATCAAGGAATCACTGAGCCGGAACCTGCAGAAGGTCCTCCTCAGCGTCGCCCAACAGGATGCCCATGCGCTGACCCAGGCCTACGCCGACATGGGCTTCTTCCTGCCCGGAGCGGACCTGGAACGAATTGAGGAAGCGCAAAAGGTGCTGCTGGCGCGCATCTGGGGGCGCAATCTGTTGGAAATGGCCCGCCCCGACCCCGCGGAAGTGCGGGAACTGAGCCTGGAATTCCGCGACATCCTGTTTGAACTCCCCTTCCAGGTCCCGCAAGACTTTGTCTACCTGGGGCGAGCCGTCGGTATGATTTCCGGCCTGGCCTCCCTGCTCAATCCCAACATCAATCCCTGGTATCAGTTCGAGAAATTCGCGCTAGAAGTGGCGCAAACGCAAGGGATCGGCGAATTCTCGTTGGAGCAGGTGGGCAGCGAACTGCGCAGCCTGTTGGCAATACCCGCGCGGGCGCGCCGCCTGCTGGAAGCCGCCGAAAGTGGCAAACTGCGTATCCGCTCTCTGCCCGACCCCCAGACCACGCGCCGCCTGGATCGGCTGGAACGGCAGGTGAATCAACTGAATTGGGGACTGGTGAGCATGGCGGTGCTCATTTCCGGGACGGTGCTTTACGTTAGTGGGGAGACAGGGCTGGGGACCGCGTTCTGGGGCGTAGCCGCGCTGCTCTTGACGCTCTCCCTCCTGCGAAAATAG
- the lspA gene encoding signal peptidase II yields MEKNESTRGWWGAIWPYGLIVATFVADRLAKRWMADFFAAHGDTRLNAWVTLRETYNRGVAFGWFPGVGVVVGWLSVLVLAAALFYLWRTPRALWVERLGLALFVGGAAGNLWDRITTGEVLDFVQLRLRVGIFNVADVCINLGVIVLLLGMLWEQIKETRRRKTEGGQAAEN; encoded by the coding sequence ATGGAGAAGAATGAATCCACGAGGGGATGGTGGGGAGCTATCTGGCCGTATGGGTTGATCGTGGCGACGTTTGTGGCGGACCGTCTGGCGAAAAGGTGGATGGCGGATTTTTTCGCCGCACACGGCGATACGCGCCTGAATGCGTGGGTGACGCTGCGGGAGACGTATAATCGGGGGGTGGCGTTTGGCTGGTTTCCGGGGGTGGGCGTGGTCGTGGGCTGGTTGTCGGTGCTGGTGCTGGCGGCGGCACTGTTTTATTTGTGGCGCACGCCGCGGGCGCTCTGGGTGGAGCGGTTGGGATTGGCGCTGTTTGTGGGTGGGGCTGCCGGCAATTTATGGGACCGCATCACCACGGGAGAGGTCCTCGACTTCGTGCAACTGCGCTTGCGCGTGGGCATTTTTAACGTGGCCGACGTGTGCATCAACCTGGGCGTGATTGTGCTGCTGCTGGGGATGCTATGGGAGCAGATCAAGGAAACCCGGCGGCGAAAAACAGAGGGGGGACAAGCCGCAGAAAATTGA
- a CDS encoding HAMP domain-containing histidine kinase: protein MNLTQQFLLLSIIPAAFVALLLYGRRATARTRRPAARPWALTLVLSAFWSSTLLSYFGGATLPLTAAFTWRVVGAYALSLSGLGLLLTTLALLETPWRGRLWLIIASGALWLAAVGLDPAIWSYHLSTIFFRWGSGGYYWRHFDMWAGVWVLSGLVPAFSAWLINLRFARHLPQSQSRTQITYWLLALTLFLLALLPACARLPGQPGLPQLGALIWLLAALLGTLTLTHTPLPEIRLSGRQIVALLIDAAVIFIIALLGLWFLSQQVGSLSLRGQLLTAGLFALLILLGLRLVQQMRRRWFHPLLNDHSPPLAATDDLSGALFDPPALGRWLLYAVQTTVQTKDVWLYTCADGPGGRLLLRPLVASDAQTIPSLTLLADNPFVQHLRQQAAPIVQYDIDTVGAFAGMDPEERQLIRELQRHLYMPLHAGSRLVGLLALAAKDSRRPYDRFDYLSLQTLASQVAPLLQQALTQASLYQLAYHAFAQHHAAAHTGRYQAQWQALQRQFFDLIQPETLRQPLQQIDQSLRQRQEQFPDEDMAATQRQVNELRHTLDGLIGAKVRLERLMDFQFAPVQFDQVLRDVVNALTPMAAGRRVQVTTEIATALPPIYGDRQRLAEAVRGLLHNAIKFNRIGGQVNLHCALETNEIALHISDTGVGIPPDRLDDLWEGFQRTTAPRVTRVSGNDLQMGLPITRFIILSHGGRITAVSEYGSGSTFSSYLPIIYSLPPSGKL from the coding sequence ATGAATCTGACGCAGCAGTTCCTCCTCCTGTCCATCATCCCCGCCGCTTTCGTCGCGCTCCTCCTGTATGGGCGGCGCGCCACCGCGCGTACGCGCCGACCCGCCGCACGGCCGTGGGCGCTGACCCTGGTTCTGTCCGCCTTCTGGAGCAGCACTTTGCTCAGTTATTTTGGCGGGGCCACCCTTCCGCTAACGGCGGCCTTCACCTGGCGCGTCGTAGGCGCGTATGCCCTGAGCCTATCCGGTTTGGGACTGCTGCTGACGACGCTGGCGCTGCTGGAAACGCCCTGGCGCGGCCGGTTGTGGTTGATCATCGCCAGCGGCGCGCTCTGGCTGGCCGCCGTCGGCCTGGACCCGGCCATCTGGTCGTACCATCTATCCACGATCTTCTTTCGCTGGGGCAGCGGCGGCTACTATTGGCGACATTTCGATATGTGGGCGGGAGTGTGGGTGTTGAGCGGGCTTGTGCCGGCATTTTCCGCCTGGCTTATCAACCTCCGCTTCGCCCGCCACCTGCCCCAATCCCAATCTCGCACCCAGATCACCTACTGGCTCCTCGCCCTCACCCTCTTCCTCCTCGCCCTCCTCCCCGCCTGCGCCCGCCTCCCCGGCCAACCCGGGCTGCCCCAACTCGGCGCACTCATCTGGCTCCTCGCCGCCCTCCTCGGAACCCTCACCCTGACCCACACCCCCCTGCCAGAAATCCGCCTCAGCGGCCGCCAGATCGTCGCCCTTCTCATCGACGCCGCCGTTATCTTCATCATCGCCCTCCTCGGTCTCTGGTTCCTCAGCCAGCAGGTCGGCAGCCTCTCCCTGCGCGGTCAACTGCTGACCGCCGGCCTGTTTGCCCTCCTCATTTTGCTGGGGCTGCGCCTGGTGCAGCAAATGCGGCGGCGCTGGTTCCATCCCCTCCTCAACGACCATTCCCCGCCCCTCGCCGCCACGGACGACCTCAGCGGCGCGCTCTTCGATCCCCCGGCGCTGGGTCGCTGGCTACTGTACGCTGTGCAAACAACCGTGCAAACCAAAGACGTCTGGCTCTACACCTGCGCGGATGGACCCGGCGGGCGTCTGCTGCTGCGCCCCCTGGTCGCCTCCGACGCGCAAACCATCCCCTCCCTCACTCTCCTCGCCGACAACCCGTTTGTCCAGCATCTACGCCAACAAGCCGCCCCCATCGTGCAATACGACATCGACACCGTCGGCGCATTTGCCGGCATGGACCCGGAAGAACGCCAACTTATTCGGGAACTCCAGCGCCACCTGTACATGCCCTTGCACGCCGGCTCCCGCCTGGTTGGACTGCTGGCCCTGGCCGCCAAAGACAGTCGCCGCCCCTACGACCGTTTCGACTACCTCAGCTTGCAAACACTTGCCAGCCAGGTGGCGCCACTACTACAGCAAGCGCTCACCCAGGCCAGCCTCTACCAACTCGCCTATCACGCCTTCGCGCAGCACCACGCCGCCGCCCACACCGGCCGCTACCAGGCGCAGTGGCAGGCATTGCAACGCCAATTTTTCGATCTGATTCAGCCGGAGACACTGCGCCAACCCCTACAGCAAATTGACCAGAGCCTGCGACAGCGGCAGGAGCAGTTCCCCGATGAGGACATGGCTGCCACGCAGCGACAGGTCAACGAACTACGCCACACACTGGATGGCCTCATCGGCGCCAAAGTTCGCCTGGAACGCCTGATGGACTTTCAGTTTGCGCCCGTGCAGTTTGATCAGGTGCTGCGCGACGTCGTGAATGCCCTCACACCCATGGCCGCGGGGCGGCGCGTTCAGGTCACGACCGAGATCGCCACCGCGCTCCCGCCCATTTATGGCGACCGCCAGCGATTGGCGGAGGCCGTGCGCGGCCTACTGCACAATGCCATCAAATTCAACCGTATTGGCGGGCAGGTCAACCTCCATTGCGCGCTGGAAACCAACGAGATCGCCCTGCACATCAGTGACACCGGCGTGGGCATTCCCCCCGACCGGCTGGACGACCTCTGGGAAGGCTTCCAACGGACGACCGCGCCGCGCGTCACCAGGGTCAGCGGCAACGACCTGCAAATGGGCCTCCCCATCACCCGCTTCATCATCCTCAGCCACGGCGGGCGCATCACCGCCGTCAGCGAATACGGCAGCGGCAGCACCTTTTCCTCTTACTTGCCCATTATCTATTCTCTCCCACCCTCCGGGAAACTGTAG
- a CDS encoding VWA domain-containing protein, producing MRFATPVALLLLLTLPYFFWLGRTRAAGRRDWRAPVSLGLRLLIVSLLTLSLAGAQTVRAADELAVVFLVDASDSISPEQQAQAEAYVRQAIAGMKSNDQAAVVVFGANALVERPMSGLAELAPVSSVPRSLHTDLAEAIRLGLALFPAGAARRMVILSDGAATNGDTAAAARVAATTGVQIDVVPLTRPGDVPEVMITGVNAPTRVVAGEGFRLTVTVESTGNMPASIRILANGSIISEQPVELRAGINNYSIRLQATAQEFARYTAQIVPTQDTYYQNNQLAAFTEIVGPPRVLLVAAAAGQADDGSPIPDESPQLQLALEAAGLLVDRATPAELPAALGELSNYASIILVDVNAKELSPRKMEALQTYVRDLGGGLVTVGGPSSYGMGGYFRTPLEETLPLEMQIKDQERFPSVSMVIVIDRSGSMGAPEGGVTKIQLAAEGAARVVQLLNDFDDITIIPTDTRPDNPIGPVSAADKESIIARIRQIGAGGGGIYVRTGLEAAAQALASSSNQVKHVIVLADGGDSEQKEGVPELLDALTAGGTTISFVSIGNGTDVPWLQDMAQRGNGRFHFTDRAANLPQIFTQETTSIQRSYLIEERFFPTLVTRSPILQGIAAVPPLYGYVGTSAKGAAQVILETHMGDPLLASWQYGLGRSVAWTSDATGRWGVDWVRWEGFPTFWAQVVRWTISQDRESNVETVVTLAGESARLLVDARDSGGAFLDNLGMTANVVAPDGRTQTVTLPQVAPGRYEGAFVPAEEGAYFVRVAGISADEATNIGQTSGWVLGYSPEYRQVEANPALLQEVAALTNGRDAGEDPAIVFSHDLPSDLAVRPIWPWLLLAAVVLLPFDIAARRLVITRRDVARAWAATVGRYWPQAAPRPQRSEQVARLFQAKERAGTQPTGEPPPPETISPPPGIILPPTPRQDAGEPPPEPAPPRAPASGGSLAARLLEKKREQEGEK from the coding sequence ATGCGATTCGCCACGCCCGTTGCATTGCTTTTGCTGCTCACGCTCCCTTACTTCTTCTGGTTGGGGCGGACGCGCGCGGCAGGACGCCGCGACTGGCGCGCGCCCGTGAGCCTGGGACTGCGCCTCTTGATCGTGTCGCTGCTGACGCTTTCCCTGGCCGGGGCGCAAACCGTACGCGCCGCCGATGAACTGGCGGTGGTTTTTCTGGTGGACGCCTCCGACTCCATTTCGCCAGAGCAGCAGGCACAGGCGGAAGCCTATGTGCGCCAGGCGATTGCGGGCATGAAGAGCAACGATCAGGCGGCGGTGGTGGTTTTTGGAGCGAATGCGCTGGTGGAACGCCCCATGAGCGGGCTGGCGGAGTTGGCCCCGGTTTCGTCCGTGCCGCGAAGTTTGCATACGGACCTGGCGGAGGCGATCCGCTTGGGGCTGGCGCTGTTTCCGGCGGGCGCGGCGCGGCGCATGGTGATTTTGAGCGATGGCGCGGCCACGAATGGGGACACGGCGGCGGCGGCGCGGGTGGCGGCAACGACGGGGGTGCAGATTGACGTGGTTCCGTTGACGCGCCCGGGGGATGTGCCTGAGGTGATGATCACGGGCGTGAACGCGCCGACGCGGGTGGTGGCGGGGGAGGGGTTTCGTCTGACGGTGACGGTGGAGAGTACGGGGAATATGCCGGCATCTATCCGCATCCTGGCAAACGGCAGCATCATCTCGGAGCAGCCCGTCGAACTGCGTGCCGGCATCAACAACTACAGCATCCGTCTGCAAGCCACCGCCCAGGAATTCGCCCGCTACACCGCCCAGATCGTCCCCACCCAGGACACCTACTACCAGAACAACCAGCTCGCCGCCTTCACCGAAATCGTGGGACCGCCGCGCGTCCTCCTCGTTGCCGCCGCTGCCGGTCAGGCGGACGACGGCAGCCCCATCCCCGACGAATCCCCCCAACTACAACTGGCACTGGAAGCGGCAGGCCTGCTCGTGGACCGCGCCACCCCCGCCGAACTGCCCGCCGCCCTGGGCGAACTGAGCAACTATGCCAGCATCATCCTCGTGGACGTGAATGCCAAAGAGCTATCGCCGCGCAAAATGGAGGCGCTGCAAACCTACGTGCGCGACCTGGGCGGCGGATTGGTGACCGTCGGCGGCCCCAGCAGCTACGGCATGGGCGGCTACTTCCGTACGCCTCTGGAAGAGACCCTGCCCCTGGAGATGCAAATCAAAGACCAGGAGCGGTTCCCTTCCGTGAGCATGGTCATCGTCATCGACCGCTCCGGCAGCATGGGCGCGCCCGAAGGGGGCGTGACCAAAATTCAACTGGCGGCGGAAGGCGCGGCCCGCGTGGTGCAGCTTCTCAACGACTTCGACGACATCACCATTATTCCCACGGACACGCGGCCCGATAACCCCATCGGCCCCGTCTCCGCCGCGGACAAAGAGAGCATCATCGCCCGCATCCGTCAGATCGGCGCGGGGGGTGGCGGCATCTACGTGCGCACCGGCCTGGAAGCAGCGGCGCAGGCCCTCGCCAGCAGCAGCAACCAGGTCAAGCACGTGATCGTCCTGGCCGATGGCGGCGATTCGGAGCAGAAAGAGGGCGTGCCGGAACTGCTGGACGCGCTCACGGCAGGGGGGACAACGATCTCGTTCGTGAGCATTGGCAACGGGACTGACGTGCCCTGGCTGCAAGACATGGCGCAGCGGGGAAATGGACGGTTCCATTTTACCGACCGCGCCGCCAATTTGCCGCAGATTTTCACGCAGGAAACGACGTCTATCCAGCGCAGCTACCTGATTGAGGAACGTTTTTTCCCCACGCTGGTGACGCGCAGCCCGATCTTGCAGGGCATTGCCGCTGTGCCGCCGCTGTACGGCTATGTGGGAACCAGCGCCAAAGGCGCGGCGCAGGTGATCCTGGAGACGCACATGGGGGACCCGCTGCTGGCAAGTTGGCAGTACGGACTGGGGCGGTCGGTGGCCTGGACGTCGGACGCGACGGGGCGCTGGGGCGTGGATTGGGTGCGCTGGGAGGGTTTTCCCACGTTTTGGGCGCAGGTGGTGCGCTGGACGATCTCGCAGGATCGGGAGAGCAACGTGGAGACGGTGGTGACGCTGGCTGGAGAGTCGGCGCGGCTGTTGGTGGATGCGCGGGACAGCGGCGGGGCGTTTCTGGATAACCTGGGGATGACGGCGAATGTGGTTGCGCCGGATGGCCGCACGCAGACGGTAACGCTGCCGCAGGTGGCTCCGGGGCGGTATGAGGGGGCGTTTGTGCCGGCAGAAGAGGGGGCGTATTTTGTGCGTGTTGCCGGCATCAGCGCCGACGAAGCCACCAACATTGGGCAGACATCCGGTTGGGTGCTGGGCTACTCCCCCGAATATCGCCAGGTCGAAGCCAACCCCGCCCTGCTGCAAGAAGTCGCCGCCCTCACCAATGGGCGGGACGCCGGCGAAGACCCGGCAATCGTGTTTAGCCACGACCTGCCCAGCGACCTGGCCGTGCGTCCCATCTGGCCCTGGCTGCTGCTGGCGGCGGTCGTGCTGTTGCCTTTCGATATTGCCGCGCGCCGCCTGGTGATCACGCGCCGAGACGTGGCCCGCGCCTGGGCGGCCACGGTGGGCCGCTACTGGCCGCAAGCCGCGCCCAGGCCACAGCGCAGCGAACAGGTGGCGCGCCTGTTCCAGGCGAAAGAGCGCGCCGGCACGCAGCCCACGGGAGAGCCGCCGCCGCCGGAAACGATCTCCCCGCCGCCGGGAATCATCTTGCCGCCAACGCCGCGCCAGGATGCCGGCGAGCCGCCGCCAGAGCCGGCCCCGCCGCGTGCGCCGGCTAGCGGCGGTTCGTTGGCGGCGCGCCTGCTGGAGAAGAAGCGAGAGCAGGAAGGGGAAAAATAA